The following proteins are encoded in a genomic region of Desulfurobacteriaceae bacterium:
- the rpmE gene encoding 50S ribosomal protein L31: MKKGIHPEYRETRVICACGNTWVTRSTRFPEIKVEVCNACHPFFTGSGQKQKVVRGRVEKFMAKYEGKY, from the coding sequence ATGAAAAAGGGAATTCACCCAGAATACAGAGAAACAAGAGTTATCTGTGCATGCGGAAATACTTGGGTTACAAGATCCACAAGGTTCCCAGAAATAAAAGTTGAAGTTTGCAATGCTTGTCACCCATTCTTCACTGGTAGCGGTCAGAAGCAAAAGGTTGTAAGAGGTAGAGTAGAGAAGTTTATGGCTAAATACGAAGGAAAGTACTAA